A single region of the Candidatus Parcubacteria bacterium genome encodes:
- a CDS encoding ATP-binding protein, with protein MNAPQEILEEVEREYEETLVIPAAKPSPQWMLMPVGVIGVGKTTVVKPIAERMGLVRVSTDDIRERLKAHGYSYEGARDIAHRITKKYLSLGYSVAIDGNTGSTNGLEYNKKTLEAFPQVRQLFIHINPPDEFVVKKLKNYNHTWLFRDGDHAVEAFLTNKKNFVLPDLPFVYTFDTSKDLSGQLDAGIEVINTALKSPAI; from the coding sequence ATGAATGCGCCTCAAGAGATACTGGAAGAGGTAGAAAGGGAATATGAGGAGACTCTAGTGATTCCTGCTGCTAAGCCGTCTCCTCAGTGGATGCTTATGCCGGTCGGAGTGATAGGGGTCGGGAAGACGACGGTGGTGAAGCCTATCGCGGAGCGTATGGGGTTGGTGCGGGTATCGACGGACGATATACGCGAAAGACTTAAGGCCCATGGCTATAGCTACGAAGGAGCTCGGGATATCGCACACAGGATCACTAAGAAGTACCTGAGCCTGGGGTATAGCGTTGCTATCGATGGCAATACAGGAAGTACCAACGGACTCGAATACAACAAGAAGACCCTGGAAGCGTTTCCGCAGGTGCGGCAGCTATTCATTCATATCAATCCTCCTGATGAGTTTGTGGTTAAAAAGCTTAAGAACTATAACCACACGTGGCTTTTTAGAGACGGGGATCATGCAGTCGAGGCTTTTCTCACCAATAAGAAGAATTTCGTCCTTCCGGATCTTCCTTTCGTCTATACCTTTGATACTTCAAAAGATCTATCTGGTCAGCTTGATGCTGGCATCGAAGTTATCAATACGGCTCTCAAGTCTCCGGCCATCTGA